A single genomic interval of Eurosta solidaginis isolate ZX-2024a chromosome 3, ASM4086904v1, whole genome shotgun sequence harbors:
- the O-fut1 gene encoding GDP-fucose protein O-fucosyltransferase 1: MHLFFKFIFLGLLITSNNAKEIDVNGYLSYCPCMGRFGNQADHFLGALAFAKAINRTLILPPWVEYRKGEIRSTQVPFDTYFQVDALQDYHRVILMSDFIQQLAPAIWPIDKRISFCYMERKSLDPNRNSKPDCHAKDGNPFGPFWDTYNISFVSSIFYSPLNFDVHHRDMAKKWQQQFPAIEWPVLAFTGAPASFPVQAENRELQRYLRWSNKYEENMRDFIKTKLPRGAFIGIHLRNGIDWVRACEHVRDSQQLFASPQCLGYNNERGSLYFELCLPSKEFIVRQIKRLIKSVKQSSPKNEIRSVFVAADANHMLSELNNALSRMNVTVHKLSNDDPHLDLAILGMSNNFIGNCISSFSAFVKRERDVKGLPSYFWAYPKEKERQHIRAHEEL, from the exons ATGCacttatttttcaaatttattttccttGGCTTATTAATTACAAGCAATAATGCCAAAGAAATAGATGTTAATGGCTATTTGTCATACTGTCCATGCATGG GGAGATTTGGCAACCAAGCAGATCATTTTCTGGGCGCTTTGGCCTTCGCGAAAGCCATAAACCGGACATTGATCCTACCACCATGGGTAGAATACCGGAAAGGTGAAATACGCTCGACGCAAGTACCTTTCGATACATATTTTCAAGTAGATGCTCTGCAGGATTATCATCGTGTCATACTTATGTCAGATTTCATACAACAATTAGCACCCGCAATTTGGCCCATAGATAAGCGTATATCTTTTTGTTATATGGAACGTAAAAGTTTAGACCCCAACCGAAATAGCAAACCAGATTGCCATGCAAAGGATGGTAATCCATTTGGGCCATTTTGGGATACATATAATATTAGTTTTGTAAGTTCCATATTCTATAGTCCACTTAATTTTGACGTACACCACAGAGATATGGCTAAAAAATGGCAACAACAATTTCCTGCTATCGAATGGCCCGTTCTAGCGTTTACTGGTGCTCCAGCTAGCTTTCCTGTACAAGCGGAAAATCGAGAGTTACAACGTTATTTGCGTTGGTCCAACAAATATGAAGAAAATATGCGcgattttattaaaacaaaattaccACGCGGTGCATTTATTGGCATTCATTTGCGCAATGGCATCGATTGGGTTCGAGCATGTGAACATGTACGTGATAGTCAACAACTTTTCGCTTCACCGCAGTGTCTGGGATATAATAATGAACGTGGTTCGTTATATTTTGAACTTTGCTTGCCATCTAAAGAGTTCATTGTAAGACAAATTAAACGTTTAATTAAAAGCGTTAAACAAAGTAGTCCGAAAAATGAAATACGTTCTGTTTTCGTAGCAGCAGATGCAAATCACATGCTATCAGAATTGAATAATGCATTGTCACGCATGAATGTTACCGTACACAAATTGAGTAACGATGATCCACATCTAGATTTGGCTATATTGGGCATGTCAAATAATTTCATTGGTAATTGCATTTCTTCATTTAGTGCGTTTGTGAAGAGAGAGCGTGATGTTAAGGGATTACCATCATATTTTTGGGCATATCCTAAGGAAAAGGAACGTCAACATATAAGAGCCCATGAGGAATTGTAA